In one Plasmodium falciparum 3D7 genome assembly, chromosome: 14 genomic region, the following are encoded:
- a CDS encoding actin-related protein, putative: MKLKNDENVNFLCGGEDISSLVVDLGFYSCKIGHNQEDTPRIFLNSICGEREMNDEYENYMDGSLKNINYKELKYPLNLYNRNENIRIKPLFYKDDNKDDIKLNADVFEKILEYSIEGIEIPKVFECTDDIIMDPIKLGGLNLNFEEHPILLTEFNMHNHKIREQMTEILFEKYNIPALYFAKKAKLTSFSLGRSTSLVIDIGYNSLDINPVYEGYVLQKNSLEYNIGGQYFDKLIYEQLIKDNVNIIPYFVYCNGYDNMHTCFNDNINGSIHNNNHNNIGHNNNIDNINHHGNSNTYQENSLENSVNPFYNIHHSYKEECILDVIRYMKESVCRTRIINDDSKCEEKKNSIQNITNLNEQNNIHISNENNIKDACTKEEFFELPDGYKINIHKYKYDIAEHLFHSIPSLNNFKGLPQSIINCIISTDVDIRKELLQSIVITGGSSLFPGLIERLHNSLKEKECFTQSNKFKILNMTSLVEQKYSSWLGGSILASLGTFQQMWVSKKEYHESGHNIILDRCF, translated from the coding sequence atgaaattaaaaaatgatgaaaatgtaaattttttatgtgGAGGAGAAGATATATCTTCCTTAGTAGTAGATTTAGGTTTTTATAGTTGTAAAATAGGACACAATCAAGAAGATACGCCACGTATATTTTTGAATAGTATATGTGGAGAAAGAGAAATGAATGATGAATACGAAAATTATATGGATGgatctttaaaaaatataaattataaagaattaaaatatcctttaaatttatataatagaaaTGAGAATATAAGGATCAAaccattattttataaagatgataataaagatgatatCAAATTAAATGCAGATGTTTTTGAAAAGATATTAGAGTATTCTATTGAAGGTATAGAGATACCTAAAGTATTTGAATGTACTGATGATATAATAATGGATCCTATAAAATTGGGTggattaaatttaaattttgaGGAACATCCAATATTATTAACAGAATTTAATATGcataatcataaaataagAGAACAGATGAcagaaatattatttgaaaaatataatatacctGCATTATATTTTGCAAAGAAAGCAAAGTTAACATCCTTTAGTTTAGGGAGATCTACATCTTTAGTTATAGATATAGGATATAATTCTTTGGATATAAATCCAGTATATGAAGGATATGTTCTTCAGAAAAATTCATTGGAATATAATATTGGAGGACaatattttgataaattaatatatgagcaattaataaaagacaatgtaaatattattccTTATTTTGTGTATTGTAATGGTTATGATAATATGCATACATGCTTTAACGACAACATTAACGGTAgcattcataataataatcacaaTAATATtggtcataataataatattgataatattaatcatCATGGTAATAGCAATACATACCAAGAAAATTCTTTAGAAAATAGTGTGAAcccattttataatatacatcaTTCATATAAAGAAGAATGTATTCTAGATGTAATTCGATATATGAAAGAAAGCGTTTGCAGAACACGtattataaatgatgatTCCAAatgtgaagaaaaaaaaaatagtataCAAAACATTACAAATTTGAACGAACAAaataacatacatatatctaacgagaataatataaaagatgcaTGTACAAAAGAAGAATTTTTTGAATTACCTGAtggatataaaattaatattcataaatataaatatgatattgCTGAACATTTATTTCATTCTATACCTTCACTAAACAATTTTAAAGGTTTACCACAGTCAATTATAAATTGTATTATATCAACAGATGTTGATATTAGAAAAGAACTTTTACAATCTATTGTTATTACAGGAGGTTCTTCATTATTCCCTGGACTTATTGAAAGGTTACATAACtcattaaaagaaaaagaatgtTTTACACAATCAAATAAAttcaaaattttaaatatgacTTCTTTGGTAGAACAAAAATATTCTTCATGGCTAGGTGGATCCATTCTAGCTAGCTTGGGAACATTCCAACAAATGTGGGTTTCTAAAAAGGAATATCATGAATCAGGACATAATATCATACTTGATCgatgtttttaa
- a CDS encoding 14-3-3 protein, putative — translation MNYDHNNNLIRKKIQVNKIKSPKDFVHFRKAKTVEGNVKIKNHVLFNDTKKNGKEKIKNLSRTYQTIDDRTLNGSKKNKKKKIHYNNLINYPKKTNLPLEVHTYSDEDNIISDKSEKETEEKIKYIKDKILNKYKDLFETYNNIINVLINSNEEIKVELNRETIYNFLKMSYKYADYNYSLACAILLLIDRLNYPDIELNENEKEGLENIFRSYSYHTILSYKYAFKAYHHNDKDTNNNNDHKNNHNNNNNCITFQVKKNICKSIRHKIKNQFLLNSEAIINLINCIFYTIKEERNKFFYTYLNANQYKIISDMTETGVKYKYEQLAERTFKRALDLGMIYLKPTDINFLNLASSYIYFLYFNLGYEQKALNICIDIFDKSSNILDEIEDKDHAHKCLEILSKMRHHIKRWSKKLNKNSILFLTF, via the coding sequence atgaactatgatcataataataatttaataagaaaaaaaatacaagtgaataaaattaaatctCCAAAAGATTTTGTACATTTTCGGAAAGCGAAAACAGTAGAAGGAaatgttaaaataaaaaaccaTGTACTTTTTAATGATAccaaaaaaaatggaaaagaGAAAATCAAAAATTTATCTCGCACATATCAAACTATAGATGATCGTACATTAAATGGaagtaaaaagaataaaaaaaaaaaaattcattataataatttaataaattatcctAAAAAAACAAATCTTCCTTTAGAAGTACATACATATTctgatgaagataatattatatctgACAAATCAGAAAAAGAAactgaagaaaaaataaaatacataaaggACAAGatcttaaataaatataaagatctCTTTGAAAcatacaataatattataaatgtattaattAATAGTAATGAAGAGATCAAAGTTGAATTAAATAGAGAAACTATTTataactttttaaaaatgtcgTATAAATATGctgattataattattctcTTGCATGTGCAATACTTTTATTGATAGATAGGTTAAATTATCCTGACAtagaattaaatgaaaatgaaaaagagggtttagaaaatatatttagatCTTATAGTTATCATactatattatcatataaatatgccTTTAAAGCATATCATCACAACGACAAAgacacaaataataataatgatcacAAAAACAAtcacaacaataataataactgtATTACCTTtcaagtaaaaaaaaatatatgtaaatctATTCGTCATAAAATTAAGAAtcaatttcttttaaattcgGAAGCTATCATAAATCTAAtaaattgtattttttatacaataAAAGAGGAACGAAATAAATTCTTCTATACTTATTTAAATGCCaatcaatataaaataatatcagATATGACTGAAACAGGagtgaaatataaatatgaacaacTAGCCGAACGAACATTTAAAAGAGCTTTAGATTTGGGGATGATTTATTTGAAACCTACcgatattaattttttaaatttggCTAGTAgctacatttattttttatatttcaatttaggatatgaacaaaaagcattgaatatatgtatagaCATATTTGACAAATCATCAAATATATTAGACGAAATTGAAGATAAAGATCATGCACATAAATGTTTAGAAATTTTAAGTAAAATGAGGCATCACATAAAACGTTGgtctaaaaaattaaataaaaatagtatactctttttaacattttga
- a CDS encoding nucleolar GTP-binding protein 2, putative has translation MIKKGSLKIKNLSVAKNRVNNVKENGRLINKGNGQEKKEAEKLKRLKMYRTKANLKKMNQKINEVRRIEPSIKWFNNTRTISQNKLEIFRNKLEETTHDPFSIVIKRSKIPVELLKDEKNVVTKKYKNENFLRIEKYHDIYSKKKKRKKPKLNVGTLEEYAKRAEQNLSTYETKNDNSLIEKRNEIEKKFSKDQLLKIGQSKRIWAELYKVIDSSDILLQVLDARDPIGTRCKKLEETLKKDRPNKHMILILNKIDLIPVSVAEKWIKILSKDYPTIAYHANINKPFGKSDLFNIIRQYTDFFKSQKKKHIHIGLIGYPNVGKSAIINSLKKKVVCISACIPGQTKYWQFIKLTNKIYLIDCPGIVPYDIEDSEKILRCTMRLEKITNPHFYIDDIFKMVNLSYILKIYKLPEDLTFKNSEEFLEILAKKMGKLLKGGEPDITSVSKVIINDWIKGKIPYFVNPDKYLTEQDKTQKDEKEDKNETDK, from the coding sequence atgataaaaaagggGAGCTTGAAGATAAAAAACCTAAGCGTGGCGAAGAACCGCGTTAATAATGTTAAGGAAAATGGGCGCTTAATAAATAAAGGTAATGggcaagaaaaaaaagaagcagAAAAGTTAAAAAGATTAAAAATGTATCGTACGAAAgcaaatttaaaaaaaatgaaccaGAAAATTAATGAAGTAAGAAGAATCGAACCAAGTATTAAATGGTTTAATAATACAAGAACAATAAGTCAAAATAAATTAGAAATATTTAGAAATAAATTAGAAGAAACTACACATGATCCATTTAGTATTGTAATAAAACGATCTAAAATTCCTGTAGAGTTattaaaagatgaaaaaaatgtagttacaaaaaaatataaaaacgaAAATTTTCTTCGTATTGAAAAATATcatgatatatatagtaaaaaaaagaaaagaaaaaaacccAAACTAAATGTTGGGACTTTAGAAGAATATGCAAAACGTGCAGAACAAAATTTATCGACCTATGAAACCAAAAATGATAATTCGTTaattgaaaaaagaaatgaaatagaaaaaaaatttagtAAAGatcaattattaaaaataggaCAATCAAAAAGGATATGGGcagaattatataaagttATTGATAGTTCAGATATTCTTTTACAAGTATTAGATGCACGTGATCCTATAGGTACAAGATGTAAAAAATTAGAagaaacattaaaaaaagatagaccaaataaacatatgatcctaatattaaacaaaatTGATTTAATACCTGTTTCTGTAGCAGAAAAATGGATAAAAATCCTCTCAAAAGATTATCCAACCATAGCTTATCATgctaatattaataaaccATTTGGAAAAAgtgatttatttaatattatcagaCAATATAcagatttttttaaaagtcaaaaaaaaaaacatattcaTATCGGATTAATAGGATATCCAAATGTTGGAAAAAGTGCTATTATTAAttccttaaaaaaaaaagttgtaTGTATTTCAGCTTGTATACCAGGACAAACAAAATATTGGCAATTCATAAAACtcacaaataaaatatatcttattGATTGCCCAGGTATTGTACCATATGATATTGAAGATTCagaaaaaattttaagaTGCACCATGAGACttgaaaaaattacaaatccacatttttatattgacgatatttttaaaatggtAAATCTATCTTATATActcaaaatttataaattaccAGAAGATCTAACTTTTAAAAATTCAGAAGAGTTTCTAGAAATATTAGCCAAAAAAATGGGAAAACTTCTTAAAGGAGGAGAACCAGATATTACCTCCGTTTCGAaggtaataataaatgattgGATTAAGGGAAAAATACCTTATTTTGTAAATCCAGATAAATATCTAACGGAACAGGACAAAACacaaaaagatgaaaaagaagataaaaatgaaactGATAAATGA
- a CDS encoding ankyrin-repeat protein, putative, whose protein sequence is MNKSYNNFKTITIKKIHDHNKNKYNYTFNRFLIPLNKLKLTYYKIYQKKTIKNIKQTKHIKKCKNIHKYDEKNNKSQIKTKSIMKKIHIKKQKMGQIKANTIRAINVQTNNKPILNICTNIPVVTHGILKNKCEGKMKKENDNIKKKVRINIYSSENYTDKYFLKNRVDHERLIVENEGKTLEGYITNLCRSNNFKKHKNGDENNIDNDEMFYIHNNNNNNNNTYYNNYIMNMHEESYYNYDSSYSALDVYMEEYRDTLENSSNIDDISDLQPIHLASKEGNIELIKNFLKEGIYINSKTKIRKFTPLHLSASKGDIESVKFLIENNADINALSSDNETPLWCASLSNHFDVCKYFIEKGALLNLNVEKRYDSPLHAASMMGNYEIVKLLIEHGADITCLDLNMLEPVHYASFEGHKGIVKYLIFKQIEQSLKKKMNDIVYIMKKYNVYTPNLEKHYYLKYKSILKKRITSKILCCAITSGNYKIVNIILKKGADPNYFDVRLQLFPIHAASITGNIKIFKSLVKKGANIFMKTICNNLPIDLTEDREIKQFILKCSRKINLRNAWIIRLKKKNSIIARLPYDTFYYLCTFF, encoded by the coding sequence atgaataaatcCTATAATAATTTCAAAACAATAACTATTAAAAAGATACATGATcacaacaaaaataaatacaattaTACTTTTAATAGATTTTTAATACCTTTGAACAAATTAAAGCTCacttattataaaatatatcaaaaaaaaacaattaagAATATTAAACAAACTAAGCACATCAAAAAGTGTAAGAATATTCATAagtatgatgaaaaaaataataaaagccAAATAAAGACCAAAAGcataatgaaaaagatacatattaagaaacaaaaaatggGGCAAATAAAAGCAAATACAATAAGAGCAATAAATGTCCAGACGAACAATAAGcccatattaaatatttgtaCAAACATCCCTGTGGTAACGCACGGAATTCTAAAAAACAAATGCGAAgggaaaatgaaaaaagagaatgataatataaaaaaaaaagttcgCATAAACATTTATAGTAGTGAAAATTACACAGATAaatactttttaaaaaataggGTTGACCATGAAAGGTTGATTGTTGAGAATGAGGGAAAGACGCTGGAAGGTTATATAACTAATCTTTGTAGaagtaataattttaaaaagcaCAAAAATGGCGacgaaaataatatagataacgacgaaatgttttatatacataataataataataataataataacacatattataataattatataatgaatatgcATGAAgaatcatattataattatgattcaTCTTATAGTGCACTTGATGTATATATGGAAGAATACAGAGACACTCTAGAAAATTCATCCAATATTGACGACATATCTGATTTACAACCCATTCATTTAGCTAGCAAAGAAGGAAACattgaattaataaaaaactttttaaaagaaggtatatatataaacagtAAAAccaaaataagaaaatttaCGCCATTACATTTATCCGCGTCAAAAGGTGATATAGAATCAGTAAAATTTCTTATCGAAAATAATGCTGATATAAATGCATTATCAAGTGATAATGAAACACCACTTTGGTGTGCTTCTCTATCTAACCATTTTGAcgtatgtaaatattttatagaaaaaggagcattattaaatttaaatgtaGAAAAAAGATATGACTCTCCATTACATGCTGCGTCCATGATGGGTAATTATGAAATagttaaattattaattgaaCACGGTGCTGATATAACTTGTCTAGATTTGAATATGTTAGAACCAGTACATTATGCTTCTTTCGAAGGACATAAAGGTAttgttaaatatttaatattcaaACAAATTGAACAAtcattgaaaaaaaagatgaatgatattgtatatattatgaagaaatataatGTGTATACTCCCAATTTAgaaaaacattattatttgaaatataaatctattttaaaaaagagaattacaagtaaaatattatgttgtGCTATAACATcaggaaattataaaatcGTTAATATCATTTTAAAGAAAGGAGCAGACCCCAATTATTTTGATGTGCGTTTACAATTATTTCCAATACACGCAGCATCCATAACaggtaatattaaaatatttaaaagttTAGTAAAAAAAGGAGCAAACATATTCATGAAAACCATTTGTAACAACTTACCGATTGACCTAACTGAAGATAGGGAAATAAAACAGTTCATATTAAAATGTTcaagaaaaattaatttaaggAATGCTTGGATTATtcgtttaaaaaaaaaaaatagcatAATAGCTCGTTTGCCTTATGATACGTTTTATTATCTGTgcacatttttttaa